The following proteins are encoded in a genomic region of Deltaproteobacteria bacterium:
- a CDS encoding phosphocholine cytidylyltransferase family protein codes for MSAVILAAGQGTRLRPLTDDRPKCLVELAGRSLIDRQLAVFRALGVTDLTIVGGYRVDQLAACGARTIMNPDFATTNMVASLFCARAMMSGAGDVIVSYGDIVFEQRVLAALCGSDAPVAVIVDRQWRALWEARMEDCLQDAETLKLASDGRIVELGKKPHGYADIEGQYIGLMKFRADYAARLPAIYDTLLDGTGASQAARTMYLTDFLQRLIDDDWPVHAVPIDGGWLEVDTVQDLAIYHQLQRDGQLARLCRLA; via the coding sequence TTGAGTGCCGTTATCCTCGCGGCTGGTCAGGGCACTCGGCTGCGGCCGCTCACCGACGATCGTCCGAAGTGCTTGGTGGAATTGGCGGGCCGGTCTTTGATCGACCGGCAGCTGGCGGTGTTTCGTGCTCTCGGTGTTACCGACCTGACAATTGTCGGTGGCTACCGTGTCGATCAACTGGCCGCCTGCGGCGCGCGCACGATCATGAACCCGGACTTTGCCACCACGAACATGGTCGCGAGCTTATTTTGCGCGCGTGCGATGATGTCTGGCGCAGGGGATGTGATTGTCAGCTACGGCGACATCGTTTTCGAGCAAAGAGTGCTGGCGGCCCTCTGCGGCAGCGATGCGCCGGTGGCGGTGATTGTCGACCGCCAATGGCGCGCGCTCTGGGAGGCGCGCATGGAAGATTGCCTCCAGGATGCGGAAACGCTGAAACTCGCCTCCGATGGCCGAATTGTTGAGCTGGGTAAGAAGCCACACGGTTATGCCGATATTGAGGGCCAATACATCGGTTTGATGAAGTTTCGCGCCGACTACGCAGCGCGCCTGCCGGCAATCTACGACACGCTGCTCGATGGCACAGGCGCAAGCCAGGCCGCTAGGACGATGTATCTAACCGATTTTTTGCAGCGCTTGATCGATGACGATTGGCCGGTTCACGCCGTGCCGATCGATGGCGGTTGGTTGGAAGTCGACACCGTGCAAGATCTGGCGATCTATCACCAACTGCAGCGCGACGGCCAGCTCGCGCGCTTGTGCCGCCTGGCATAG
- a CDS encoding glutamine amidotransferase produces MGRGRGDLQPLSRRPHAAHRLSNSAHRGCWVNRRLGLTQRVDEFPERCETRDALDQRWAGLLESLGFVPVPLCNQIQNTAVYLGALALDGIIITGGNDVAHASLAELPTRDRFEYGVLAYCRDRQIPVLGVCRGMQIINVFFKGRLSPLAGHVASRHRVTRGAQVRNVNSFHNFGIEAGDLGAGLIATGFCDDGSIEAMRHQSAPFHGLMWHPEREEPAEAMDVALIREIFGTA; encoded by the coding sequence ATTGGGCGTGGGAGAGGCGATCTTCAACCGTTGTCGCGGCGGCCGCATGCTGCGCATCGATTGTCTAACTCGGCACATCGAGGTTGTTGGGTGAATCGCCGGCTGGGTTTGACACAGCGAGTTGATGAGTTCCCCGAACGCTGCGAGACGCGGGATGCGCTCGATCAGCGTTGGGCAGGGTTGCTCGAAAGTTTAGGTTTCGTGCCGGTACCGTTATGCAACCAAATTCAAAATACCGCGGTTTATCTCGGTGCTTTGGCATTGGACGGCATCATCATCACCGGTGGCAACGACGTCGCGCATGCCAGCCTAGCTGAGCTGCCGACTCGCGACCGCTTTGAGTACGGCGTGCTCGCCTATTGTAGAGATCGGCAGATTCCAGTTCTGGGTGTTTGCCGCGGCATGCAGATCATAAACGTATTTTTCAAAGGCCGTTTGTCGCCACTGGCCGGCCATGTGGCCAGTCGCCACCGCGTGACCAGGGGTGCCCAGGTGCGCAACGTCAATAGCTTTCATAATTTTGGTATCGAAGCGGGAGACCTGGGTGCGGGTCTGATTGCCACTGGATTTTGTGACGATGGCTCGATCGAGGCGATGCGCCACCAGAGCGCGCCGTTCCATGGCCTGATGTGGCACCCCGAGCGGGAAGAGCCAGCTGAGGCCATGGACGTTGCGCTGATAAGAGAAATTTTTGGGACGGCATGA